The region CTATATGAAATCCAATAAAGATTTTTTTCTAGGCGTGTTGTTAGTAACGCTCCACCGCTGGCGCTTGACTTACGCTTATACTAACAACACGCCTGTAAATCTTTATTGGATACTATATAGAAGGACCCAGCAGGCGGCAGGTTTCGCACAGCTCCTCTGAATACTGCTTCTGCAAAATCAAATCCCGGCTGCCTGCTCGGGCAACAGATTTAACAGATTTGTAAAATTATTCTGCAGGAATATTCTTTTCGATATAGAATAGATGCAAAAAATAAATAACCGAACACGGGTCGACAATATAGAACAGAGATGGTGTGTTTAATGCCAGGCAAAAATAGCGCTGAAGGTGAGAAATATATTCAATCACTATTTCGGGCATTAAAGACACTGGAATATGTGGCAGAACACGGCAATGTCGCCGGTTTGACCGAGATAAGCAAGGGGAATGGGGATGAGCAAAAGCACCGTACACGGTCTGATTGCCACTTTGGAGAAATGCGGTTATATGCGTCAGGATCCCAGGTCGGGCAAGTATTCTCTTGGCATAAGGCTGTTTGAAATGGGGCAGGCATATGTTTCCAATCTCGATTTACGTGAGATCGCGTTGCTCTATCTCAGAGAACTGTCAATCCATTACCAGGAAACAACGCATCTCGCCGTACTTTCCGGCGAGGAAGTTGTTTATATAGATAAAGTCGATGGTCCACGCTCGATTGGGATAAGATCGCAGGTTGGCGGTCGAAATCCGGCATATTGTACCGGTGTCGGCAAAGTGCTGTTATCAGGGCTGGATGAACGCCAGATAGACAGTATGTATGCCGGTAAAACTTTGAAAAAATATACTGAGAATACGGTTGGTGACTTGGCAGGTCTGATTCATCAAATACGTCAGGTGCGTGAGCAGGGATATGCGTATGATATGGAGGAATTTGAACTTGATCTGCGCTGTATCGCGGCGCCGGTAAGGGACAGTGAGGGAGCGGTGATAGCTGCTATCAGCCTTTCGGGGCCATCCAACCGCCTGCTGGATACTAAAATGGATGATATTGCGATCAACCTAGTAAAAACAGCATTGCAAATATCCAGACGGTTGGGATATAAAGACAAACTTAAATGATGTTCCATATGGCGCCGCCTGAGAAAGTGCTGGAACAGGCCGGACACCGGCATTGATTTATATAAAATGATGGATGTTAGCAAAGATGTAGTGGGAAGGGCTGATGCACCGCCCGCAAACCATTAACCCCGACGCGCTGGCTATTGGTTATGCCGGAGCCTATGGCAGTTTCCTGTTGCACAGTCGTCGCGCCGCTGAGAAGTTTGGCATCGATGCGCGTGATATTTTATTGGAATTAGGGCGGCGCAAAACGGTAGGCGGGCAAGAAGACCTGATTATTGACGTGGCCATTGAACTGGCAAAAGCGAAAAACGGCTGACGTTAGCGGCACAAGACAGAGGGAAGGAGCAGATATTATGGGATACCGCAGCAACGATATTTTAGGCAAGCCTGAGTGGAGCTTTAACCGGAGTGTGTTCAAATCAGTGGGGTTTTCGGATGATGATCTTGGCAGACCTGTCATTGGTATCGCCAATTCATGGAACGAACTCGTTCCAGGCCATGCCAACCTGCGGCAGGTGGCAGAACATGTACGTAAAGGTATCTACCGGGCAGGCGGTACTGTAGCCGAGTTTGGCGTTATCGGCGCGTGCGACGGCACAGCCCAAGGACACGCCGGAATGCATTATATTTTACCGTCCCGGGACTTAATTGCCAACGATATTGAAGTAATGGTCCAGGCCCACCGGCTGGACGGAATTGTGCTGCTTGGATCGTGCGACAAAATTGTTCCAGGTATGCTGATGGCTGCCGCGCGGCTTAAAATCCCGGCTATTTTCCTGCCAGGCGGGCCAATGCTGGGTGGAATTGAATTTGATGGCCGAAAAGCCGATTTAACCACTATGTCGGAAGCGTTGGGCATGCTTAGAAGTAACAAAATTGATGAAAAGACTTATGACCACTTGGAGGAGCTTTGTGGTCCGACTTGCGGATCATGTGCGTTTTACGGGACTGCCAATACCATGTGCTGCATGGCCGAAGCATTGGGAATGTCGCTACCGGGAGCCGCGTTAGTGCCTGCAGTCTACGCCGACAGGCTAAGGTTAGCAGAGGACACAGGCAAGGCCATCGTTGCCTTGATCAACAGTCAAACGAATGCCGACAAGATTATAACCTATCAGTCGCTGGAGAACGCCATCCGCGTTTTAATGGCTACCGGCGGTTCGACCAACGCTATTTTACATCTCTCAGCCATCGCGGCAGAGCTTGGTATCGCAGCCGAAAAAATGATGGACGCTTATGACAGGCTCAGCGAATCTACTCCCCAGATTGCGAAAGTAAATCCAGCTTCGAAGTATGATATGGAAGATTTTTACCGGGCGGGCGGAATCCCAAGAGTCATGCAGGAAATAAGCCATTTGCTGCATCTTGATTGTCTTAGCGTAACCGGCAAGACCATGGAACAGAATATAAAGGACTATAAATTCAAATATCCGGCTGATAACAATGTGATCAGTACCTTGGCTAAGCCGTTCAGTAAGCAAAAAGGAGTAGCCATCTTAAGAGGAAACCTTGCTCCCGACACGGCAGTAACCAAGCCGGCGGCAATCGACCCGCAAATGCACGTATTTACAGGGAGTGCAAGGGTGTTTGACTCGGAAGAGGAGGCTGAGCAGGCGATATTAAACGGCGGGATTAAAGAAGGTGATGTTGTTGTTATCCGCTATGAAGGGCCCAAAGGCGGTCCGGGTATGCGTGAAATGTATAAAGCCATGAAGTACATATATGGTATGGGATTGGCTAAGAAAACAGCGCTGATCACTGACGGGCGCTTTTCGGGTACCAACAACGGGTGTTTTGTCGGACATATATCGCCGGAAGCAGCTGAAGGCGGCCCGCTAGCCGCTGTTCAAGACGGCGACCTGATCACCATTGACATTCCTAAGGGAAGCTTGCATTTACACCTCTCCGGTCAGGAGATTAGTGCCAGGCTGGCAAAATGGCAAAGGCCGGAGCCGAAGTTTACGAGCGGTTACTTAGGCGTCTATTCTAAGTTGGCGAGCTCTGCCGCAAAGGGAGCTGTAGTCAAGATATAACGAAATATTATTGGTAAAGGCGACCCCTTGGCTATTACAAGGGGTCGCCTTTTGCCTGACAGAAGTGTAAAGACCATGCATAAGTTTACCGGTAAAGGCACAAGTGTTGGATGTGTGCAATAAATTCATGACGCGCATCAATATATTTGGTAGGAAAAGTGTGACAAGTAACTAATATTAGAAAATATAAAATAATCCCAATATAGCTATACTGCGGCAAGAATGGGGGGAGTGCCTGAAAAACACTGAAAATACCCAATAATCCAATATTTCACAAAACAGAGGAGGACGAAAATGCAAAGCACATCATTCAGTGAAGAGAAAGTTATCAGCAAGTTGCGCTGGCGGCTTGTACCCTATCTTATGCTACTGTATATTGTTGCAATGATGGACCGTGTAAATATCGGGTTTGCCGCCTTGGAAATGAATAAAGCACTGGGTATTAGTGCCAGTACGTTTGGATTTGTTGCCGGTATTTTTTTCATAGCCTATTTCTTTTTTGAAGTTCCCAGTAACATTCTTATGCACAAGATCGGGGCACGCATTTGGATTGCCCGGATTCTTATAAGCTGGGGCATCGTAACAGTGCTCACCGGTTATATTCAATCGGCAACCCAATTAGGTATTCTTCGTGTCTTACTCGGTATTGCCGAAGCCGGTTTCTATCCGTGTATGATCTTATACTTGACATTCTGGTTTCCGTCTAAATATTTCGCCAGTACTGTTTCCCTGTTTATGTGCGGCATGGCTTTGGCCAATATTATCACAGGCCCTATTTCTACCTGGATCATGGATAATGTTCAATGGCTTGGCATGCCCGGCTGGCGCTGGCTTTTCATCCTCGAAGGAATACCTGCCGTACTTCTCGGATTTATAACACTGTTTGTCATGGTTGACCGGCCCGAGCAAGCCAAATTCCTTACTGCTGAGGAAAAATCATGGCTGGTAGGTCAATTGAAAAAAGAGCACGACGCTAAAGTGAATAAAGCGCCGGCCAACAAGTGGCTGGTATTTAAGGAGTTTCGCGTTTGGCATCTGTCTTTTTGTTACCTGTGCTATGTTATCGCATTGTATGGTTTGGGCTTATGGATGCCGCAAATTATCAAGGCGATATCGCAAAAGCTTAGCAATACCAATATCGGACTTCTTTCCACCATTCCTTATATGTGCGGTATAATAGCCATGATCCTGGTGGCCCGGCATTCCGACAAAACAATGGAACGCCGTTATCATGTGGCACTTCCTATCTCGCTCGCCTTTTTTGGACTGATTGGGTTGACGATGACCACCGACTTGTGGGTATCTATGTTACTCCTTTGCATTAGTACGGCGGCTATTTATTGCTTTGTTGGGACGTTCTGGAGTTTGCCGGCATTGTTCCTGACCGAGGCGGCAGCTGCGGTGGGGATTGCCATCATCAATTCGGTAGGCAACCTGGGCGGTTTCTTTGGACCTTATATCGTTGGTTACCTAAAGGATCTTACAGGTTCCACTACCTTTAGCATGTACTTTTTAGCCACTTTTGCTTTGTTGGCAACTGTGTCGGTACTAGCAATCAAGAAGAAGGATTCAGACACAGGCTCGGAAAAAAGTATTTCGGCTTAGCAGGCTTAAATAAGCCGGTTATTAGCCAACCAATATAATTATAATCCGGATGATAGCAGGTGGAGAAGTGGCGGGTAACCGGCACTTCTCTACTATATTTACCCGGGACAGAACTTGTAACCCGGAACAAATATTAGAATATTAATATCTAGGAGGTCATATCTATGTCCAAAACCAAACTTACAATTCCCCAGCTCCGGCAACTGAAAGAAGAAGGCAAAAAAGTCAAAATGATTGTGTGCTATGATTATCCGATGGCTGCTATTGTTGAAAAATCAGAAGCCGATATGATTCTTGTCGGGGATTCGCTTGGCATGGTGGTCATGGGACTTGACTCCACCGTTCCTGTCAATATGGAGGAAATTATCTATCACCTGCGGGCAGTAAGGCGGGCGACTCCTAACACGTTCGTGGTTGCCGATTTGCCGTTTATGTCGTATCAGGCCTCGGTGGAGGAGGCCATCCGGAATGCAGGGCGGCTTTTGAAGGAAGGGGCTGACTGCGTCAAACTGGAAGGCGGTCTGGAGGTCGTCGACACGGTGAAAGCCATTGTAAGGGCCGGAGTTCCGGTAATGGCTCATATTGGACTGACACCGCAGACTGTTGCCATGCTCGGTGGTTTTAAGGTTCAGGGGAAATCGGCGGAAGCGGCGGAAAAAATGCTGCTTGAGGCGCAAAAGCTTGAAGAAGCCGGTGCCTTTGCGGTGTTGCTGGAATGCGTACCCAGTCAGTTGGCAAAACTGATTACCGAAAAACTATCTGTTCCTACCATTGGGACAGGTGCTGGACCTGATGTTGACGGTCACTGCCTCAATGCCTATGATCTTCTCGGTATCTTTGACAAGTTTGTGCCGAAATTTATTAAACAGTATGCAAAATTGGGACCGGTGATGGTTGAAGCGTTTAATCAACATTGCCGGGAGATTGACAGTGGTGAATTCCCCAAACCCGAACATTGTTTTAACATGAATTCTGAGGATTTGAAGCGTCTTTATTAACAGGCCGGCAGGAGTAAAGAAGCGTTAAGGCCGTGGAGGAGGAGAGATGAATATAAAAGAGCATACTTTTTGTTTAAAATACGGACAAGGAGAAATGAGTTTCAGTATTCCCGAAAACCAGTTGCTTCATGAAATCGTAGGAGTCGACTATCCTCCCCTTGAAAATGTAGAAGAAGCTGTTAAACATGCACTTCTTCACCCTATTGATTCACCGCCTCTTAAGGAACTGGTAAAGTCAGGCAACAAAGTGACGATTTGCGTAAGTGATATAACCCGGGTTTGGCAAAAAATGCCGGTCGTTTTGCCGTTAGTGCTTGATACTCTTAATGAAGGCGGCGTGGCTGACAGTGATGTTACAATTGTCATTGCGGTAGGAGGGCATCGCCAAAATACTGAAGAAGAGTTCATTCAAATTTGTGGACAAGAAGTTTTTGACCGGGTTAAAATTGTCAATCATGACGCCTGGGATGAAAGTAATATGGTTTACCTGGGTAAAACCAGCCGTGGCACCGAGGTGTGGGTAAACAAGCTGGTGGCGGAAGCCGACAGGGTCATTCTTACCGGAGGAATTATTTACCATTATATGGTAGGGTATGGCGGGGGCCGGAAAAGCATCCTGCCAGGGATAAGTTCCATCAAGACCATTCGGCAAAACCACATATTGGCATTAGGTCCCAATTTGGGAGACGGCTCTGACCCGAATGCCGTTTCGGGACGGACACGGGGCTGTGCGCAGCATGAAGACATGATGGAAACGGCGGCGTTTGTTCAGCCTGACTTCTTGATCAATATGGTGCCTACGGCCAAAGGAGAATTTGCCGGGATTTTCGCCGGCAACTGGGTGTCGGCCTGGCAGGAGGGGACCAAGCTCGCGGATAAAATTTACGGTGTGCCTATTGAAGAGAAAGCAGATATTGTTATTACAACAGCCGGAGGATTCCCGAAAGATATTAACTTATACCAGACAGGTAAGACAATGGATAACGCCTGTTACGCCGTTAAGGACGGCGGGGTAGTCATTCTTTTGAGTGAGTGTGCCGATATTAATGAACCTCCGGAATTTACCGAGTGGTTCCAATATGGTGGCCTTTATGAGACCGAGAAAGCCCTCAGGGAAAATTTTACCATTCCCGGATGGGTGGCATTCCGGGAAATGGAATGCGGGGCCAAAGGAACTTTTATCATGGTAACCAAGCCTGAAAATGCAGGTCTCATTCGCAAAGCTAACATGATCCCTGTAACCAATATGGAAGATGCGTTACGATTGGCTTATGAAAAGTGTGGTACCAGGCAACCGAAAATTACCGTTATGCCCCAGGGGGCGAATACGCTACCGCTTTTACAAGAAAAATAGACAAAAAAGAAATGCCCTCACTTACTAAAGAGTAAGTGGGGGCATTTTTAACTATTGCCACTTTTACTTGGACCGCGGTACAGTCAAACTGCCTTGCGGCATAAGAATTATGTCAGGATTAGGTCCCAATTTACTATAGGCGATTTGTAATGCTTCATCAATATCCCGGGCCGGGGTGAACAACAGTGTCCGGGCCAGGTCGGGATCCAGGGAAGACACAAGGATAAATTCGGCCCGCTTCATTAGACGGGTTACGGCATAAGCCTTATGGGCGCCGATTTGAAAATCAGCTCGTAAGGCTTGCTCCACCTTGTCCGGAGTGTTATTTTCCTTCATTGTCTTTTCGTAAAGCGCTGAGCCCGATCCTTCCCGGCACTCGCCCAGAATAATTACGATTCCGCCGTCTTTAACAGCACACCAGGCATTATCCATTGTTTTTTGCAACTGGTAGATGTTGATGTCTTTCGGGTAGCCGCCGCAACTGGCGATGACCAGATCGGCCCGCTTGTCAATTTCCGTACCGTATACGCTGTCAACAAATTTGCATGCTTCTTTATGAGCAGCAACAAAATCGCCGGCAAACACTTTTAAAATCTCTTTCTTCTCATTTAGCACAGTATTAATCAGAAACGAAGGGCGGCACATCTCTACTCCTTCGACCTGATCATGGTAAATGGGGTTGCCTTCCAGTTTACCAATGACAGCGTCTGGATCAAACATCAGGCTATGGTTTTTGCGGATGGTCTCATAGTAGGCTACGCCCGGGAGCATGGCCTTGCGGCCGCCGCCAAAACCGGCAAAGAAATGGTGCACTACACTGCCGGTACATACGATATGATCGGCCTCGGTCACCAGTTTGTTAAACCATACCGGCGTGCCGCGGGAGGTTGTACCAAAATATTTGAATTGGCTTTCATCCCGGCAGTTGGTGTTGTACATTCTTACCCGTGCTGCTACCGCCGGGCCGACTTCTTTTATCATTTCCTCATCCGTCATTGCCCGATGAGTCCCCAAGGCAAAAACAATATACATATCTTTATCCGGAATGCCGGCGGCATTTAGCTCATCCAAAAGGATTGGCATAAAAATATGACTGTTGGCTACCCGGGTTGGGTCATTGACAATGAAGGCAACTGTTTCACCAGGCTTTACAATGTCCCGTAAAGGTTTCGTACCTATCGGATTTCTGATTGCTTCTAATATTGCCTGTTCGGGATCTTCAAGTGCTGGATAATCTTTAATCTTCAGTTCGCCCATTACTTGGGCAGGATTGAGTGACAAGTTTATTTTGCCACCGCCATATTTAAACGAGTAGTCTTTTTTTGTCATAGGTCCTCCCTCATTAATTATGTTAATAATAGAATTTCTCAAGCAATTTTATGCAAAAATCATGCCCATGCGTCTTTCCTGTTAGTTCAAGGGACTTAGCAGGCAGAATGATGCAATCTGTTGGGTAAATGTTCTAAATATGTTGCAAAACGTTTCGGATTGTTGCGTTAATTGTTATGCCGGCTCTGTGTTACAGCAATGCACCGTTATGTTCAGTTATCAGCCAAATAGGGTGTTAATAGTAATGGTAATAATGTAATAATATAGATAATAGCAGGATTTTATTAAATAATCCAGAAAATGCTATTTAAAATAGATTGCCGGTGTTATCCGGGTATTGTTAACCGAAAGAAAACGTTCATAACATAGGATAAGGAGCTGATGAAGAATAATGACTACGGTGAACAACAGCCGGAACCGGGCTGATGCAATTGTGTTGCGGGCTATTACTCCGGATTGGCTGCAGGACTTTTATGCCATGCAGGAATTGGAGAACCTTGTTTGGCACATGAACAGTCCGCTTCCATTGCACCAGGTGGTAACAGTAGCTAAAAACGGCGGTATTTTACTGGGAGCATTCGCTGATAGTCTTATGGTGGGATTCTTATATAGTTTTCCCGGTTATTTAAACCGGCAGGCCTATTTGTGTTCCCATATGATGGGGATACGGGAAGGATGGCGCCATTGCGGCGTGGGAGAGAAGCTAAAGCGGGCTCAGGCCGCAGCGGCAAAAGCGGCAGGGTATTCTTTGATTACCTGGACCTATGACCCGCTGGAGTCAGTCAATGGCAATTTGAACATCGGCAAGTTGGGAGCCGTTTGTTCCACTTATATTATAAACTGTTACGGGGAAATGAATGATGCCATTAATCAAGGGCTGCCTTCCGACCGCTTTCAGGTGGCTTGGTGGCTTGAGCAGCCGAAAGTGCTGATGCCCCAGGGTACAGAATACCAGGCTGTCCCTTGGCGGCTTTCCGGAAAAGGCCGGGCTGAGCCTGTGGGCCCGGCTGACCTGGCTGATGTGTTTCTTGATATGGCAGCCGTGGTAACCGTGGCGGCGCCTGCCGACTTCCAGAACATCAAGGTGCAGGATTTGGAGCTGGCCAAAACCTGGCGGCAGGTAACAAGGCAAGTCTTTGTTCAGATGTTTGCCGCCGGCTGGGCTGTAGCCGGTTTCCGGCGTCTGACGGGAACGCCGGTTAATGAGTATATTTTAGCAAGACAGAGGGATTTGGGTTTGCCTCAGCCGCCCTGGGAATACCAGATAATGAGAGGAGATAAATGATGAGTATGCAATTAGCGGCCATTACCTTACGGGCTATGCGGATGCGCATGAAGGCTCCGTTTACCACAAGTTTCGGGACCGAATGGGATAAAGATTTTATTTTGGTAGAAGTCAAAGATAAGGAGGGCCGGTCAGGCTGGGGTGAAGCGGTGGCTATGAAGGAACCGCTTTATAATGAAGAAACGGTAAGTACTGTCTGGATCATGCTGAAAAAATTTCTTATTCCTCTCATCTGGCGCCAGCCGCCAGGTCATCCCCGGGACGTGGCCGGTCTTTTTCGCCATATCCGTCGTAACTATATGGCCAAGGCGGCCGTAGAGGGAGCCTTATGGGACCTGTATGCCATGGCGGAGAATGTACCGTTATACCGGGCTTTGGGGGGAGAACGGACGGCCATTGACGTGGGAATTAGTCTGGGGATTGAAAGTTCTGTAGACAGGCTGCTGGCCAATGTGGAAAAGTATGTGGCGGCAGGTTACAAGCGGATAA is a window of Sporomusaceae bacterium ACPt DNA encoding:
- the xynR_1 gene encoding HTH-type transcriptional regulator XynR, giving the protein MSKSTVHGLIATLEKCGYMRQDPRSGKYSLGIRLFEMGQAYVSNLDLREIALLYLRELSIHYQETTHLAVLSGEEVVYIDKVDGPRSIGIRSQVGGRNPAYCTGVGKVLLSGLDERQIDSMYAGKTLKKYTENTVGDLAGLIHQIRQVREQGYAYDMEEFELDLRCIAAPVRDSEGAVIAAISLSGPSNRLLDTKMDDIAINLVKTALQISRRLGYKDKLK
- the mhpE gene encoding 4-hydroxy-2-oxovalerate aldolase codes for the protein MHRPQTINPDALAIGYAGAYGSFLLHSRRAAEKFGIDARDILLELGRRKTVGGQEDLIIDVAIELAKAKNG
- the ilvD_4 gene encoding Dihydroxy-acid dehydratase, which encodes MGYRSNDILGKPEWSFNRSVFKSVGFSDDDLGRPVIGIANSWNELVPGHANLRQVAEHVRKGIYRAGGTVAEFGVIGACDGTAQGHAGMHYILPSRDLIANDIEVMVQAHRLDGIVLLGSCDKIVPGMLMAAARLKIPAIFLPGGPMLGGIEFDGRKADLTTMSEALGMLRSNKIDEKTYDHLEELCGPTCGSCAFYGTANTMCCMAEALGMSLPGAALVPAVYADRLRLAEDTGKAIVALINSQTNADKIITYQSLENAIRVLMATGGSTNAILHLSAIAAELGIAAEKMMDAYDRLSESTPQIAKVNPASKYDMEDFYRAGGIPRVMQEISHLLHLDCLSVTGKTMEQNIKDYKFKYPADNNVISTLAKPFSKQKGVAILRGNLAPDTAVTKPAAIDPQMHVFTGSARVFDSEEEAEQAILNGGIKEGDVVVIRYEGPKGGPGMREMYKAMKYIYGMGLAKKTALITDGRFSGTNNGCFVGHISPEAAEGGPLAAVQDGDLITIDIPKGSLHLHLSGQEISARLAKWQRPEPKFTSGYLGVYSKLASSAAKGAVVKI
- the ttuB_1 gene encoding Putative tartrate transporter, whose amino-acid sequence is MQSTSFSEEKVISKLRWRLVPYLMLLYIVAMMDRVNIGFAALEMNKALGISASTFGFVAGIFFIAYFFFEVPSNILMHKIGARIWIARILISWGIVTVLTGYIQSATQLGILRVLLGIAEAGFYPCMILYLTFWFPSKYFASTVSLFMCGMALANIITGPISTWIMDNVQWLGMPGWRWLFILEGIPAVLLGFITLFVMVDRPEQAKFLTAEEKSWLVGQLKKEHDAKVNKAPANKWLVFKEFRVWHLSFCYLCYVIALYGLGLWMPQIIKAISQKLSNTNIGLLSTIPYMCGIIAMILVARHSDKTMERRYHVALPISLAFFGLIGLTMTTDLWVSMLLLCISTAAIYCFVGTFWSLPALFLTEAAAAVGIAIINSVGNLGGFFGPYIVGYLKDLTGSTTFSMYFLATFALLATVSVLAIKKKDSDTGSEKSISA
- the panB_1 gene encoding 3-methyl-2-oxobutanoate hydroxymethyltransferase, which codes for MSKTKLTIPQLRQLKEEGKKVKMIVCYDYPMAAIVEKSEADMILVGDSLGMVVMGLDSTVPVNMEEIIYHLRAVRRATPNTFVVADLPFMSYQASVEEAIRNAGRLLKEGADCVKLEGGLEVVDTVKAIVRAGVPVMAHIGLTPQTVAMLGGFKVQGKSAEAAEKMLLEAQKLEEAGAFAVLLECVPSQLAKLITEKLSVPTIGTGAGPDVDGHCLNAYDLLGIFDKFVPKFIKQYAKLGPVMVEAFNQHCREIDSGEFPKPEHCFNMNSEDLKRLY
- the larA_1 gene encoding Lactate racemase encodes the protein MNIKEHTFCLKYGQGEMSFSIPENQLLHEIVGVDYPPLENVEEAVKHALLHPIDSPPLKELVKSGNKVTICVSDITRVWQKMPVVLPLVLDTLNEGGVADSDVTIVIAVGGHRQNTEEEFIQICGQEVFDRVKIVNHDAWDESNMVYLGKTSRGTEVWVNKLVAEADRVILTGGIIYHYMVGYGGGRKSILPGISSIKTIRQNHILALGPNLGDGSDPNAVSGRTRGCAQHEDMMETAAFVQPDFLINMVPTAKGEFAGIFAGNWVSAWQEGTKLADKIYGVPIEEKADIVITTAGGFPKDINLYQTGKTMDNACYAVKDGGVVILLSECADINEPPEFTEWFQYGGLYETEKALRENFTIPGWVAFREMECGAKGTFIMVTKPENAGLIRKANMIPVTNMEDALRLAYEKCGTRQPKITVMPQGANTLPLLQEK
- the larA_2 gene encoding Lactate racemase, producing MTKKDYSFKYGGGKINLSLNPAQVMGELKIKDYPALEDPEQAILEAIRNPIGTKPLRDIVKPGETVAFIVNDPTRVANSHIFMPILLDELNAAGIPDKDMYIVFALGTHRAMTDEEMIKEVGPAVAARVRMYNTNCRDESQFKYFGTTSRGTPVWFNKLVTEADHIVCTGSVVHHFFAGFGGGRKAMLPGVAYYETIRKNHSLMFDPDAVIGKLEGNPIYHDQVEGVEMCRPSFLINTVLNEKKEILKVFAGDFVAAHKEACKFVDSVYGTEIDKRADLVIASCGGYPKDINIYQLQKTMDNAWCAVKDGGIVIILGECREGSGSALYEKTMKENNTPDKVEQALRADFQIGAHKAYAVTRLMKRAEFILVSSLDPDLARTLLFTPARDIDEALQIAYSKLGPNPDIILMPQGSLTVPRSK